ttatgcacattgagaagaatgtttgcgatagtatcattggtacattgctggagatccctggaaaaaaataaagatgggattgctgctcgattagatttattgaacatgggggtcaaaactgatttgcaacccaagtatggagaaagacgtactcgtttgccttctgggccttggaatttgtcaagagcagagaagagagaggtttgcaattctttctatggtatgaaggtccctgaaggttattcttcaaatattaaaaatcttgtatctttacaagattcaagacttcttggccttaaatcacatgattgtcataccttaatgcaacaattgctccctgtggcaattcgttctgttttggagaagcctgcaaggtatgcaataactcgtttgtgcttattcttcaatgctatatgtgcaaagactgttgatgtttccaagctagataagttggaagaagatgtagtagttactctgtgtttgcttgagaagtactttccccctttattctttgatatcatggttcatctagtagtacatcttgtcagagaagttcgtctatgtgggccagtatattttaggtggatgtatccgtttgaaagatatatgaaagtgctgaaggggtatgttcagaatcgtactcgtcccgaaggttgcattgctgagcggtatatagctgaagaagcggtagagttttgtactcagcatttatctgatgttagtacagttggagtgccttcaagccaaaagatgggagtttcaaagccattatcaggttgcacagtgagcgtagttgatcaggacctgttgaatcaagcacatctatatgtcttggagaatacggaggaagtcctaccttatatcgagtacgtatgagttttattctttaagtttccattttaaattatttcttatgtttatcttatatatttgggaccgtaatgcttgaatttttcgtgtcatgtaggcaacatatgatccacatcaagactgcttatccaaaatttagaaagagaacaaagtggctgcaggataagcacaatagcactttcattcaatggctacgcttcaaggtatatgttgttgaataacatatttcttttttaattttcttcttatttctatgttagattgaattaagatatgattaatttgcaggttcaaagtgaacttgaggaagacaatcatggcgtatcagaaaatttaaggtggctagcagctggtccaaacatggcagtgccattatataggagctatcttattaaaggtattaaattcaatatcaaggcacaagatgatgtgcggacaactcaaaatagtggagtttatttacttgcacataccatgcaagttgctagtgccaaggataaaaacccaattctctcaaatatgggtttctatggtgtcattcaagaaatttgggaccttgactaccaaaagtttacaatcccagtctttaggtgtgattggatagatagttctggtcttgtagtcgacgaacttggatttacccttgtagatttgagtaaaattggacataggaatgaccaatttgttttggcttctcaagtcaaacaaatattttttgttgacgacccgatgcatcgtggttgatcggtagtgttatcaatgcctaatagagaatataatgatgttattggtgatgaagtcttaggtgatgtgataattgagtgtaagccatttactagagggatgccaaatgttgacacagttgatgaactggtgggtgagttaggtggtcaaaatattcgagatgggtgtgaagatatatggattgaatgatgcttatgtaattggcagtgtatgacattaattttgtaatatattgtaatgtgatttcttcactttctacattcaaataaaacatgacgttattgtgaatcagttattcagcatatttaccgacgtcttaaagcaacgtaacaatgaagaaccacgacgctattgtgaagcaattattcaggatatcacgtcggggaaggattaagaaccgccatgtaattcaaaaatacacgactccaatcccataataccgacgtctaaaaaacgagatatataatctgaacgttaaaaaatacgacgtcatcatacattttccacgtcgcaagttcttttataaacgaagaggaacgaaatgaattccgacggtaattcattataaccgccgtctaatatcaattaaacgacgttatttgtaatacggctctcatcataatcaacgccgtctatatgttctgtaatacggctctcatttatttggaaccgacgttgtttagaagttcaacgtcgtctatattaataagtgcgtcgtgagtaatgaatacatataaatacaacgtcgactatataaatgccaccgacgttgtttcgcatttcaacgtcaactatataaatacatacgtcgtaaataatgacactgacaactatttccacgtcatcttttttagaaaaatcgaagtggaaaatttatttcacgacggttgtttgtaaataagagacgtagtagatatcaataacgtcgtcttctcatgtatttaaagacgtcatattttttcttgtcgtaaaaattgtatttaacggcgtagtgttttagttgtcgtcgttgtatgtctatcttgcggccttgttcttttaatatgtgtcatatttttcccttttaacgacggtgatttgtttaagttggtcgtctattctcatcctcgactattttttagaactttagcagactaaacacgtctgtttttatttgttttcgacgttgttttatttaacaacgtctaatatttatcgtcgttgtttgtttatgaaaataggacgtataaattttgtaatacgactctcatatatttgtaaccgacgttgtttcgttgttcaacgtctattctataaatacatacgtcgtaaataatgacactgacaactatttccacgtcatcttttatagaaaaatcgaagtggaaaatttattttacgacggctgtttttatatagtcgacgtagtaggtatcaataacgtcgtcttctaatgtatttaaagacgtcatattttttattgtcgtgaaaatgatatttaacggcgtcttgttttaattttcgtcgttgtatgtctatcttgcggccttgttctgttaatatgtgtcatatttttcctttttaacgacggtttttttagagagttggtcgtctattctcatcctcgactgcttttttagatctttttgcagtacaaagacgtcgttttgtatttgttgatgacgttgtatattttaacaacgacggtgatttagcgtcgtggtttatgagggaaaagatgacggtggattccacgaccattgaaaaaccgaatacacgacggtgatttactgtcgttttttttcttttttgtagtagtgctaTTTTGGCCTTTGCcacctttctcccaataggcctCGGCTCACGTTGGATTGGTGAGTCTTGATCCATTGGGGAGTCCAGTGGCGAATCGGTTGCAGGTGAATTGCGGAGTGGTGTCTCATTCAAAACAATCGTCGGACcagtgaaaataattttgaatctcaaaCAATTCTTCACAACGTCCCAACATTGTTGATtgatgaaactttttttgccttggcAAATgacaccgaaccacatttgtgttTGAATAATCTATTAACAAAATTAGacatgcaagaaaatatatttttaaaaaagtgacattaaattgaataaaacggcatttaaaaatattttacctgGTCGCCAAGATTTTGACCGCTTCGAATGTTCTCCCTCGCTTTTGCCAACGTATCTCTCAatttccctaactctttattcaaaATGTTTCACCTACTAGCCAATGCCATTTCCGTACGAGCCGAACCcgatctttcacaaaattttccatgaatttttctccacatatgagatgacttcatctcattgcccgtgattGGACAATGACCAACTTTTACCCAACACTCACACAACAAAATATCTTCCACGGTTGTCCACGCGCCCACGGAAGAggccatttgtatttttgcagaaatgaaatttagtagtagaaaattttgtgtggaaagtgaataatattggttggtatttatagaaaaaatttcaagaatttgttgatattttttacaaatttttcgaatttttttaagccaaaaaatGGACAACTGTTGGAtttgataagatttttggatcGGAGGCTCCAAGAGAAGCCACATGGCTTGTAGCCATTGGTTTCGGGCAGTTGTGGGTCAGCACTGGCTTTAGCACAAgaaatccaaatttttttttatcattaacGCGTGCATTCCACgtgccaacggtaaaaaaaaattataattagatccctctttttttcctttatctttttgggttttagagAAATTTTTATGGATGGGAAGTGGGGGAGTTAACTGAGTTCTATTCTAGAAAATGTTGTGTTGGTCCCATCAAGGCATGATAGGAGAATTTGGGGGTTGGATCTTCAAGATCTCTTTCTTGTTATTTTCCTATGCATGGAAACTAATAGACGACTCttgtctttctctttttggttcCTCCCATGCAATTTGGAAGGCCCAAGTACCACAAAAGGCATGAGTTTCAGCTTGGATTATTGATATGTGACTTGTCTTAATGGTGCGTAACGTGTAAGAGTGTAGAGTGATGCTAAATGTTCGAACCTCTCTATTGCTCAATTTTCCGGTTATACATTATACAATGTCAGTCTGTTGGAGTGCGTTTTCACTGTCAATAGTAGGACGctcacaaacaaacacaacaaTCTCTTGGCCAACTCCTGGCCATGCTAATAAAAAAAGGCAAACACtttcatatcaaattcaaGAATATTAACAAGATTAGCAAAAAGAACAATGACCACAATACAAGCTTTCATATAGTTTTCGCTAGACAGCAATTTAAGAAGACTAGCAACAAGAACGAACactcaaattcaaactttGACAACCATAAAAACTCATCaatcctcaaaaaaaaaaaaaaaaaagcaatacgAAATGTTGTCCTTCCTGTAGAGGAAGTTATTTTACAAACCaacaagtaaaataaaaatatacgtCATTCAAAGCAAGGGACCCTCCACCCAaccaaaacaagcaaataacaATACACATCAACACAACcacaattaatatttatacataGCGAAGCAGAGCAACACCAAGCACACAAAGTACAGATGAGTAatgttgaaataatttggcTTTTTGGACTCGTTGCCACAATTGAAAACCCCAACAAACTGGCTGTCTTTTGCATCAACCTCATTATTTTCAATGTCGCAGCCTGTCCCCTGATCACGGTTGTTGCACTCGAAAACCCCAACATGGTGGCTTTTAGCACGGCAGCTACCTGTTGCTTTAATTGAATTCCCACGAATGGTAGCGGGACTCTCGTTGGTTTTATTGGTATTTGTGGCctcactttttttgtttcgtGGGAGCTCTACTTGTTCAGTTCCAcgcagaaattttttttctgccaACTCCTTGTGCAGTTTTCTAGCTTCATCTAGAGACCCATCTTATATGCAGGCAAGGcaaagataaaaaagaaaagactcTTGGGTAAAAACATAAATTCCATACTTAGCATAACACACATTATATATGGTGcatagaaagagagaagatatGGAACCTTGTTTGAGCGCTTCTTCAGTTCTTTCTTCTGGGGACTCAATGATTACAGTGGTGCTTGTAGAACCCATCTCCTTGAGCCGTTTGTTGAGCTTCCCATTTTATATGGAAAGAATTTTCAAATAACTGGAGTCAGTTGATGAAAAACACTCTTTCATTAAAATTGAGATACACCACACCTCAGACGAAAGACTCTTTCCATAAATGGAAGTTCCTAATTACACAAACTCGTTAGGCATGCACACAAACACACTCACAGAATCACATCAAGGGCAACGACGTTGTTTTTCGACCGGAAGACCGAGagctaaaaattaaaatattaataataacaattaatacaCACCTTCAATTGATATATAAAAGGTCAGAAGCAAGTCTTAACCTCTATGGACAATAAGAACTAGATATGCGCTTTGAaggtgtgtatatatatatatatatatatatatatttctaataTAAAGGAGCTTTTTGTGtggaaaaaatttcaacacaaAATTTACAGGAATATTCATGATGAACTTGGAATAGACTAGTCCGGTTAACATTTACTGATGATCAAGTCAAGCAACTTTTGTGTGGAAACATTTTCCTAATTATCCATTAGTCTAGACAAATTtggaattaaaagaaaatagtacTGCACAAAAGTAGTTgaaactttttgtttcttcttcagtGTTCATGGTCCTTTCACATTGTGGTAAGAGATCAAAACAACTTTAAAACTTGAGAAAATACCTGAATCAACGCAGAAGGAGATCAAAACCACGATTGAAGTTTCGAATTGGAATCCGAAACTTCACGGCGTTGCCGGGCTTCTGATCCGGGTCGCAGGCTGTTGTGCAGTTATCCGattgtttctgatttttgcACTGTAGTCCCCCAATTTATAGTAACCAGGGAATAGCTACTGTATACTGTACACTATTCACTGTTTAGTCCTCCaattaaatttcaaaactttaaaatttaatttctccTTCATTATAACTCTGATTCACAAACCGTTTGCGCCCACACTTTCATGATATCGAGCTTTATTTTTGTAgtcaaaaatataattttctcactttaatttcttgaacaacctttgaaaaaaatattaaattaaatgtaAGGGCATTTGAGtccaaataaatattaaacactcgtaaatttattatttccatattaaaccaaatttataaaatgcTCAATATTATTATCCACCTAATATGATTTTTTGAAACATTAATAACAACAAAatcccatttttttttttgggaaccTCGAAGGTAAAAACTTAAGCAATTTTTTCAGTGAAGTAGTCTCGCTACTAGATATACAAATTCATGCAAGTATTAATAGCAACCATGCCTATTAAATTAGTATGGGATGGGATAGGCATTAGTTTTTACTACAATTAAAGTGAGTTTCAGAATTTTGCTAAATAACGTGGAAGATATAGTAAATGAGACGAGTAGCAGTTTAAAGGGACGTCAGCCAAAGAACCAAGGGGACGAAACAAGTACAATtgcatctttttttaatttatttttggtcgaAACTCACTTTCAATAAACGAAAGGGAAAGGATGGGCACAACCCAATACAATCAAACAACAGCATCAAAAAAACCAGAACCAAACTAACAACAGTAAAACCCCAGGGAGCATTAAAAAGAGCCACGCAGGCCAACCACACCAGactgacccaaaaaaaaagccacCAACTAGCTAGGACAAAGCAAACTAGAACGCCGCCCCAGTAGACGTGCGTCAGTTCCTAACTGGACAAGAAAACCTTAGATTTGTGGAGGACAagtgtttctctctttgtggcCGACGGAAGGAACTTTtggtctttctttttttttttgagtgcgGGGCGTGCCACCACCAAGCCCCGAATTTGGGCTTGAATGGAATGTGAGTAGATGGATGTGTTGCGTCCGAGATCTGACTTTAATCAAACGAGTGTTCGACCGAGCAAGGAACCTCCTCACGGCCTAGGTTCTTTCACTACCTCGGGGTCAAAGCTTTATGTGAGCGACCAAATGATGTGGAGTAGGTGGAGATGAAGATTAAAGGTGAAACGTAATGAAACGAAGAATAAGTGCGTAAAGTAAAGGTGCTTAAACTTAAGGCAAAACATCACTTTTGGTCCCTGTAGTTTACCACTTTTATCACTAATCATTTTTGCCCCTGTGGTTTTCAATTTAAGCAATTCAAGTCCAATCTCCAATTTCTGTCAAATTAGGTTAACTGTTGTTATTTGTAGAGGGGCATTTAAGTCcaaaaataagagagagagagagagagagagagagagagcaaaagaTAGGGGAAGAGAAGCTGTCAGCCACACAACCAGCTCACACGCCAACCACCACTCTTCGCCATCTCCTCAACCCGGTACAACTCCGCCATTGCCATCTCTTTCCCttctcgtttttttttttgggattccAATCTCTTGTTTCTCTTTCAgtactctttctttctcttggttgacaaaaaaaaaaaaactctttgATGAATTGTTTGTTCCTCAgaatatcacaacaacaagaaAGTATGTGAAGAGTGGTTTTCTCGTATTTATGAGCCAATGATGAATGCTGGATTAGCTCTCCAATGCCATGATGCTACAATTCAGTATTGTGCTCTGCGTTTATAGGAGGTGAGGAATCTTGTGGCTTCAGCTTTGAATGAAAAGTCTAGGTCACAAGTAACTGAGAACCTCCATAATATCAGGGCCAGATTTTCGAGGTGGTGGAGTTTACTGGGTTGGGGAGATTGGGGCGTGTGTGGTGGTTGGCGTGTTGGCTGGCGTGGGTGGTTGTGGCTGACGGCTTCTCTTCCCCttatctctctttcttttcttttttttttttaaaatttaaatttaatataaatataaatttttcttgtttttggacTTTGTTGGTACCGTAACTGATCGAGCAACTAGCTAGGTCAAATCATCCATGTGCCATGCCTTGAGAGGCATCACCTTAGTCAAAGAAGAATTACCACAAGTCACAACTTTAAGCAAAGCAagaggagtcccacatcggaaaactACAAGAGATGGAGACTCCTCCtcacctataaaagaagacCACTCTTCACTTAGAAAAGGGTCTTGGATCTAGACCCTTAGACCTTGGACTCTCTTTCCCAGGACTGGGCTTGGCTTCTCActtgttatctttatatttgggtaTAA
Above is a window of Prunus persica cultivar Lovell chromosome G2, Prunus_persica_NCBIv2, whole genome shotgun sequence DNA encoding:
- the LOC109947595 gene encoding uncharacterized protein LOC109947595 isoform X2; translation: MGSTSTTVIIESPEERTEEALKQDEARKLHKELAEKKFLRGTEQVELPRNKKSEATNTNKTNESPATIRGNSIKATGSCRAKSHHVGVFECNNRDQGTGCDIENNEVDAKDSQFVGVFNCGNESKKPNYFNITHLYFVCLVLLCFAMYKY
- the LOC109947595 gene encoding uncharacterized protein LOC109947595 isoform X1, whose product is MGSTSTTVIIESPEERTEEALKQDGSLDEARKLHKELAEKKFLRGTEQVELPRNKKSEATNTNKTNESPATIRGNSIKATGSCRAKSHHVGVFECNNRDQGTGCDIENNEVDAKDSQFVGVFNCGNESKKPNYFNITHLYFVCLVLLCFAMYKY